A stretch of Mesotoga sp. BH458_6_3_2_1 DNA encodes these proteins:
- a CDS encoding ABC transporter permease has product MNFGQFLLRRLFLMIIVLFGVACIVFFIANVIPADPVGAILGGNAPPEAVDRLKAKLGYDQPLIIRFGKFITGAVQGDFGVSLKTSNPVMEDIQNYFPATMELALVAIVISIILGITLGILSAVHRNKAIDQFSRVFSILGVSMPVFWIGLLLLLVFYFKLGWLPGSGRLGFFTYPPPRVTGMYLIDSLIAGQWDTFKEALLHILLPAFVLGYNATASIARITRASMLDVLRQDFIRTAKSKGLRKNIVIYRHALRNSLIPTVTIIGLVFGSLLEGAVLTETVFSWPGLGRYITTGMLFLDYPAVMGGTLYIALIYSIANLIVDILYALLDPRMRM; this is encoded by the coding sequence ATGAACTTCGGACAATTCTTACTCAGAAGATTATTCTTAATGATCATAGTTCTCTTCGGAGTCGCCTGTATTGTCTTCTTTATTGCAAATGTAATACCCGCCGACCCGGTCGGCGCAATTCTTGGAGGCAATGCACCTCCTGAGGCCGTTGATAGACTCAAGGCAAAGCTGGGCTACGATCAACCACTTATAATCAGATTCGGTAAATTTATCACCGGTGCGGTTCAGGGAGATTTCGGTGTTTCCTTGAAAACATCTAACCCCGTCATGGAAGATATTCAGAACTATTTCCCCGCCACGATGGAGCTTGCTCTCGTTGCGATCGTAATATCTATCATACTTGGGATTACGCTGGGTATACTATCTGCCGTTCACCGTAATAAAGCCATAGACCAGTTTTCGAGAGTTTTCTCAATACTGGGTGTCTCTATGCCTGTTTTCTGGATCGGACTTCTTCTTCTGCTTGTCTTCTATTTCAAGCTAGGCTGGCTTCCTGGAAGCGGGAGACTGGGTTTCTTCACCTATCCACCACCCAGAGTAACGGGAATGTATCTAATAGACTCGCTTATAGCGGGCCAATGGGACACTTTCAAAGAGGCTCTGTTGCACATTCTTCTTCCTGCATTCGTACTCGGCTATAATGCAACTGCATCCATAGCGAGGATTACAAGGGCCAGTATGCTCGATGTGCTGAGGCAGGACTTCATAAGGACGGCAAAATCAAAGGGTTTAAGGAAAAACATAGTCATATACCGCCATGCTCTTCGAAATTCCCTGATACCAACTGTCACTATAATTGGTTTGGTCTTTGGAAGCTTGCTCGAGGGAGCCGTTCTGACTGAAACGGTTTTCTCCTGGCCCGGTCTGGGCAGGTACATAACCACCGGAATGCTCTTCCTCGACTACCCGGCTGTAATGGGGGGGACTCTATATATTGCCCTTATCTACTCAATCGCGAACCTAATTGTAGATATTCTTTACGCTCTTCTCGATCCAAGGATGAGGATGTGA
- the nikC gene encoding nickel transporter permease, protein MAKTVKVSKPFMDDLKHTVFLWRKSRLTMVGSALILIFLLMAAFAPLIAPYDPVQQNLQDKLQAPSWQHLFGTDQFGRDIFSRVVIGSRIALWIIFLVSVISGSIGIIVGVTAGYFGGIVDEVLMRITDMFLAFPSLVLAMAFAAMLGPNLTNTIIAISVVTWTTYARLSRAEAIKVKSQPYIEAIRAAGGGNLRIMFLHVLPMCISPVLVQLTLRMGTIILTAASLGFLGLGVQPPTPEWGAMVSDGRNYLIDQWWISTFPGIFIAFVVLGFNLLGDGIRDMLDPRLRR, encoded by the coding sequence ATGGCTAAGACAGTGAAAGTATCTAAACCATTCATGGATGATTTGAAGCACACAGTCTTTCTCTGGAGAAAGAGCCGCCTTACAATGGTCGGATCGGCATTGATCCTGATCTTCCTTCTCATGGCAGCTTTTGCGCCACTTATTGCTCCGTACGATCCCGTCCAGCAAAATTTGCAGGACAAGCTGCAGGCACCCAGTTGGCAGCATCTCTTTGGAACTGATCAGTTCGGAAGGGACATCTTCAGCAGAGTAGTTATTGGATCGAGAATCGCTCTCTGGATTATATTTCTGGTTTCGGTAATAAGTGGATCTATCGGTATAATAGTGGGTGTCACGGCAGGCTACTTTGGCGGGATTGTTGACGAAGTTCTGATGAGGATAACAGACATGTTTCTCGCCTTTCCAAGTCTAGTACTGGCGATGGCCTTCGCAGCGATGCTGGGGCCTAATTTGACGAATACCATAATAGCTATCTCAGTTGTCACATGGACAACCTATGCCAGGCTCTCAAGGGCCGAAGCTATAAAGGTAAAATCGCAGCCATATATTGAAGCAATCCGTGCGGCAGGCGGTGGAAACCTAAGAATAATGTTCCTTCACGTGCTGCCAATGTGTATCTCTCCCGTTCTGGTTCAGCTGACCCTAAGGATGGGAACGATAATCCTCACTGCAGCAAGTCTCGGTTTCCTCGGATTGGGAGTTCAGCCCCCGACACCGGAGTGGGGAGCCATGGTTTCCGATGGCAGGAATTACCTGATAGACCAGTGGTGGATATCTACCTTCCCGGGTATATTCATCGCATTCGTCGTTCTTGGATTCAACCTCCTCGGTGACGGAATAAGAGACATGCTCGATCCAAGGTTGAGGAGGTAG